In Staphylococcus saccharolyticus, one genomic interval encodes:
- a CDS encoding gallidermin family lantibiotic, translating into MKAIKEKKDLFDLDVKVNAREISNSEADPPPNTSLIWCTPGCAKNL; encoded by the coding sequence ATGAAAGCTATTAAAGAAAAGAAAGATCTTTTTGACCTTGATGTTAAAGTAAATGCGAGAGAAATTAGTAATTCAGAAGCAGATCCACCACCTAATACAAGTTTAATTTGGTGTACACCAGGATGCGCCAAAAACTTGTAA
- the menD gene encoding 2-succinyl-5-enolpyruvyl-6-hydroxy-3-cyclohexene-1-carboxylic-acid synthase, producing the protein MTNYSEALTEQVFSFASELYAYGIREVVISPGSRSTPLALAFEAHPKIKTWIHPDERSAAFFALGLIKGSETPVAILCTSGTAAANYTPAIAESQISRLPLVVLTSDRPHELRSVGAPQAINQVNMFNNYVQFQFDLPIADGSNQTKETVDYQMQIASQYLYGSHRGPIHFNLPFREPLTPDLDRVDLLTSDVKTLSHYQKTISVHDISAILKRKKGLIIVGDMQHQKVDQILTYSTIYDLPILADPLSQLRKSKHPNVIATYDLLYRAGLDIDVNFVIRVGKPVISKKLNQWLKQTKTYQILVQNNDKIDVFPIPPHISYEVSANDFFRSLMDEPYVERKEWLQLWQSLEQQAQIEIKDYLNHATDEAAYVGSLIQKLSKEDTLFVGNSMPIRDVDNLMFDSEAGIYANRGANGIDGVVSTALGMAVHKKVTLLIGDLSFYHDMNGLLMAKLNAININIILVNNDGGGIFSYLPQKDSADVYFERLFGTPTGLNFEYTALLYDFTYERFDYLTDFKYAELSSIGSAIYEIMTNRDDNLRQHQNLYKKLSEIVNVTL; encoded by the coding sequence ATGACTAATTATAGTGAAGCGTTGACAGAGCAAGTGTTTTCATTTGCTTCAGAGTTATATGCATATGGTATTAGAGAAGTTGTAATAAGTCCGGGTTCGCGTTCAACACCACTTGCACTTGCGTTTGAAGCGCATCCAAAAATTAAAACATGGATTCATCCTGATGAGCGTAGTGCTGCATTTTTTGCATTAGGATTAATTAAGGGTAGTGAAACGCCTGTAGCAATATTATGCACATCTGGTACAGCTGCTGCAAACTACACACCGGCGATTGCTGAAAGTCAAATTAGCAGATTACCACTTGTCGTGTTAACGAGTGATAGACCTCATGAACTACGCAGTGTAGGGGCGCCACAGGCTATTAATCAAGTAAATATGTTTAACAATTATGTTCAATTTCAATTTGATTTACCTATAGCTGATGGTAGTAATCAAACGAAAGAGACTGTTGATTACCAAATGCAAATTGCCAGTCAATATTTATATGGATCACATCGAGGCCCGATTCATTTTAATTTACCATTTAGGGAGCCATTAACACCAGATTTAGATCGAGTTGACTTACTTACGTCAGATGTTAAGACGTTGTCCCATTACCAAAAGACAATTTCTGTTCATGATATAAGTGCTATATTGAAGAGAAAAAAAGGGCTCATTATTGTGGGAGATATGCAGCATCAGAAAGTAGATCAAATACTCACTTATTCGACTATCTATGACTTACCTATCTTAGCAGATCCACTAAGTCAATTACGTAAAAGCAAGCATCCTAATGTGATTGCTACTTATGATTTATTGTACAGAGCTGGATTAGATATAGATGTTAATTTTGTGATACGTGTAGGTAAACCTGTTATTTCTAAAAAGTTAAATCAATGGTTAAAGCAAACAAAGACATATCAAATCCTTGTCCAAAATAATGATAAAATTGATGTATTTCCTATACCACCACATATTTCTTATGAAGTTTCAGCAAATGATTTCTTTAGATCTTTGATGGACGAACCGTATGTAGAACGTAAAGAGTGGTTACAATTATGGCAGTCTTTAGAACAACAAGCACAAATTGAAATTAAAGATTATTTAAATCATGCTACAGACGAAGCGGCATATGTTGGTAGTTTAATTCAAAAACTATCGAAAGAGGATACTTTATTTGTTGGAAATAGTATGCCTATAAGAGATGTTGATAATTTAATGTTTGATAGTGAAGCAGGAATTTATGCTAACCGAGGTGCTAATGGAATTGATGGTGTAGTTTCTACTGCATTAGGTATGGCAGTGCATAAGAAGGTTACATTGCTTATTGGCGATTTATCGTTTTATCATGACATGAATGGTTTGCTTATGGCGAAATTAAATGCTATCAACATTAATATTATATTAGTAAATAACGATGGGGGAGGAATCTTCTCTTATTTACCTCAAAAAGATTCAGCTGATGTGTACTTTGAACGTTTGTTTGGTACACCTACTGGACTTAACTTTGAGTATACAGCGTTATTGTATGATTTTACGTATGAACGTTTTGATTATTTAACTGATTTCAAATACGCTGAATTATCAAGTATAGGTTCAGCTATTTATGAAATTATGACAAATAGAGATGATAATTTAAGACAACATCAAAATTTATATAAGAAATTGAGTGAAATTGTTAATGTTACACTTTGA
- a CDS encoding phage integrase SAM-like domain-containing protein, translated as MGVIHETSYNRYITAIKVFEDCFGNIPINEIDLLSYRTFLRDYGQGYYLNHGVIRPRTTNTISKLNNCLNQAFESAIEQGLIKKYL; from the coding sequence TTGGGCGTTATTCATGAAACCTCATATAACAGATATATAACTGCAATCAAAGTGTTTGAGGATTGTTTTGGTAATATTCCAATTAATGAAATAGATTTATTATCTTATAGAACCTTTTTGAGGGATTACGGACAAGGATATTATTTAAATCATGGTGTGATACGTCCTAGAACAACGAATACAATAAGCAAATTAAATAATTGCCTTAATCAGGCATTTGAAAGTGCGATTGAACAAGGTTTAATAAAAAAATACTTGTAA
- a CDS encoding lanthionine synthetase C family protein — MDEVEEIIKEEIAFLSNYKNATIQIENNSEHWSSYTLSHGYPGLILFLNEYQRLYNINLERLIHQYILKIGRELERGVEGFSLYSGLPGIAFSIDIISKDNNNYQIILNNIDDHLIRFINQKTTNIKIEAVPKHYDVIQGLTGVGRYLLNRVEANPKVLSSLIKIMHYFKDLHYSKNHWIVSKENQFLDIDKHRFTLGNINLGLAHGILGPFSLLSLCKLKGIEINHHTSLLSDVTDYIYKPEFQNSMGWLDRYDIAEKIYPSVSVRNGWCYGDTGIMNTIWLLGLALNDNELIEKAKRLMLKIVRLTNDDLISPTFCHGLASHLTIINNVNSYFNIVEVNKYLDKVTDKIMTFYSSENPCMFHDIEMFKDQQRISNKVGLLEGQIGTLLSLLNYKKRQASYLEKSWTNMFLIN; from the coding sequence ATGGATGAAGTTGAAGAAATTATTAAAGAAGAAATTGCATTTTTATCTAATTATAAAAATGCAACAATTCAAATAGAAAATAATAGTGAACATTGGAGTTCATACACATTATCGCATGGCTATCCGGGTTTAATTTTGTTCTTAAATGAGTATCAACGCTTATATAATATAAACCTTGAAAGGTTAATACATCAATACATTTTAAAGATTGGTAGAGAATTAGAAAGGGGAGTGGAAGGTTTCTCATTATATAGTGGGCTACCAGGTATAGCTTTTTCAATTGATATCATTTCAAAAGATAATAATAACTATCAAATCATTTTAAATAATATAGATGATCATTTAATAAGATTTATTAACCAAAAAACCACTAACATTAAAATAGAAGCTGTTCCTAAACATTATGATGTTATACAAGGATTAACAGGTGTTGGAAGATATTTATTAAATAGAGTGGAAGCCAATCCTAAGGTTTTATCTAGTTTAATAAAAATTATGCATTACTTTAAAGATTTACATTATTCAAAAAATCATTGGATAGTTTCTAAGGAGAATCAGTTTTTAGATATAGATAAACACAGGTTTACATTAGGAAATATTAATTTAGGTTTGGCTCATGGAATTTTAGGACCATTTTCACTCTTATCTTTATGTAAATTAAAAGGAATTGAAATTAATCATCATACGAGTCTACTTTCTGACGTTACTGATTATATATATAAGCCTGAATTTCAAAATAGCATGGGGTGGCTCGATCGTTATGATATAGCTGAAAAGATTTATCCATCAGTTTCAGTGAGGAATGGTTGGTGCTATGGAGATACTGGAATAATGAATACGATTTGGCTATTAGGATTGGCTTTAAATGACAATGAACTTATTGAAAAAGCAAAACGATTAATGCTGAAAATTGTGAGATTAACTAATGACGATTTAATTAGTCCAACATTTTGTCATGGTCTAGCGTCTCATCTTACGATTATAAATAACGTCAATAGTTATTTTAATATAGTAGAGGTAAACAAATATCTTGATAAAGTTACAGATAAGATTATGACATTCTATTCATCTGAAAATCCATGTATGTTTCATGATATCGAAATGTTTAAAGATCAACAACGCATATCGAATAAAGTAGGTTTATTAGAAGGGCAGATAGGTACGCTTTTATCTTTACTCAATTATAAAAAGAGACAAGCTAGCTATTTAGAAAAAAGTTGGACAAATATGTTCTTAATAAATTAG
- a CDS encoding winged helix-turn-helix domain-containing protein produces the protein MFNIQIVPSLNQLFRETILKINECIVINSNQTTPDLLIIYESSDEYYHTIKSKVHSLPVIVVTKNNNRKRKYDFYEKGVALYIILNEEDRHLIECLIINEIKKHLNYLKPKLFIDFEKHICIFKDKAYALSHIELQILNFLYRHLNQYVSREELKNQVWHTQKYVGSNTINVYIHRLRHNLQHCDDLEIINKRAIGYKLVIKDK, from the coding sequence ATGTTTAATATCCAGATTGTACCTTCTTTAAACCAACTCTTCCGTGAGACAATATTGAAAATTAATGAATGCATTGTAATTAATTCCAATCAGACTACACCAGATCTACTTATCATTTACGAATCGAGTGATGAGTATTACCATACCATAAAAAGTAAAGTTCATTCTCTACCCGTTATTGTGGTAACAAAAAACAATAATAGAAAAAGAAAGTATGATTTTTATGAAAAAGGCGTCGCTTTATACATTATTCTTAATGAAGAAGACAGGCACCTTATAGAATGTCTAATTATCAATGAAATTAAAAAACACTTAAATTATTTAAAACCTAAATTATTTATCGACTTTGAAAAGCATATATGTATTTTTAAAGATAAAGCGTATGCTTTATCCCATATAGAATTACAGATTTTAAATTTCTTATATAGACATTTGAACCAATACGTATCTAGAGAAGAACTAAAAAATCAGGTGTGGCATACACAAAAATACGTAGGCTCGAACACTATTAATGTATACATACACAGGTTAAGACACAATCTTCAACATTGTGATGATCTAGAAATTATTAATAAAAGAGCAATTGGGTATAAATTAGTCATTAAAGATAAATAA
- a CDS encoding isochorismate synthase, whose amino-acid sequence MDVNVKEDDIVDKIYESTKDWVSVEIKVDKSFEPSTLFHLTEQNAGDRFYMRLNDNYSSYFGYHAVQRFKNDFENKQSIFKDWEKLKDNIELIHPDSDYHHLRLCGGFQFSGHKSDDEWREYGLNHFILPKVLISSEGARTFITYTTERQDFDIEVFKDLITYLEHTGVDTSRDSLGEVTRMEDIYKDDWRDLVNEAIDTIDESKKIVLARRRLIKFDKEINIPFILNQALNNEKNSYIFLLESNQSVFFSQTPEQLIKVEDGVLSTKAVAGTIKRTHNEKVDEENIKAFLKDKKNLGEHRFVVESILSDIKPFVQDVEYNETPNILKNDHLYHLYTEIKANLNDESYIGLIDCLHPTPALGGYPKAEALEFIENKEFGTRGLYGSPVGFIDVYDDCEFIVAIRSMLIKDCQATLFAGCGIVKNSDPDSEVAETAVKFSPMMNALGVDNND is encoded by the coding sequence ATGGATGTGAATGTCAAAGAGGACGATATCGTCGATAAGATATATGAAAGTACGAAGGATTGGGTTTCAGTTGAAATTAAAGTAGACAAATCATTTGAACCTAGTACTTTATTTCATTTAACAGAACAGAATGCTGGCGATCGTTTTTACATGCGCTTAAATGATAACTATTCTTCATATTTCGGATATCATGCAGTTCAAAGGTTTAAAAATGATTTTGAAAACAAACAATCTATTTTTAAAGACTGGGAAAAATTAAAAGACAATATTGAGTTAATCCATCCAGATAGTGATTATCACCATTTAAGGCTATGTGGTGGGTTCCAATTTTCAGGTCATAAATCAGATGATGAGTGGAGAGAGTATGGGCTTAATCATTTTATTTTGCCTAAAGTTTTAATATCAAGTGAGGGCGCTCGTACATTCATCACTTATACAACAGAACGTCAAGACTTTGATATTGAGGTTTTTAAAGATTTAATTACTTATTTAGAACATACTGGTGTTGATACTTCAAGAGATTCACTTGGCGAAGTGACTCGTATGGAGGATATTTATAAAGACGATTGGCGTGACCTTGTTAATGAAGCCATCGATACAATAGATGAAAGTAAAAAGATTGTATTGGCGCGTAGACGTTTAATCAAGTTTGATAAGGAAATTAACATTCCATTTATTTTAAATCAGGCACTAAATAATGAAAAAAATAGTTATATTTTCTTATTAGAATCTAACCAATCTGTATTCTTTTCTCAAACACCTGAACAATTGATTAAAGTTGAAGATGGTGTACTATCAACTAAAGCAGTTGCTGGTACGATTAAACGTACTCATAATGAAAAAGTAGACGAAGAAAACATCAAGGCATTTTTAAAAGATAAGAAAAATTTAGGAGAACATCGTTTCGTTGTTGAGAGTATCTTGAGTGATATCAAGCCTTTCGTACAAGATGTAGAGTACAATGAAACGCCTAATATTTTAAAAAATGATCATTTGTATCATTTATACACAGAAATTAAAGCGAATTTAAATGACGAATCATACATTGGTTTAATTGATTGTTTACATCCGACACCTGCATTAGGGGGCTATCCGAAAGCAGAAGCTCTTGAATTTATTGAAAATAAAGAGTTTGGTACACGTGGATTATATGGGTCGCCTGTAGGATTTATCGATGTTTATGATGATTGCGAATTTATTGTAGCAATTCGTTCAATGCTCATTAAAGATTGTCAGGCAACTTTATTTGCAGGTTGTGGGATTGTAAAAAATTCCGACCCTGATAGTGAAGTGGCAGAGACAGCAGTAAAATTTTCACCAATGATGAATGCTTTAGGAGTAGATAATAATGACTAA
- a CDS encoding lantibiotic dehydratase, whose amino-acid sequence MKSIFKTSRYFIMRAPLLPVSVYFKHLKVEDIDYKFFFDNPIIEEAIMTTTYHLYQSLTQISFESESKKARNAKESFLKYLIRMSTRGTPYGLLSGISLGQFGDLTDIQISNYISNYTKRVKIDGSWLSKLIRFFESNYDYYKDSFVIWNDRDYISNDRIYLDNQTCLLQENSNDTVSIKYNDILRFIKENMYMDLTFKDILELISEKFLINDDSIIKSFLQKLLDKEIIFTSLRTALKKENPLEFILNFYGHVNHRILKSLQLINNDIKTYQNMKIGEGKETFLRIRQLMRELFEAKEYLQIDTCVGTKNNFLSNGLSKTISEAAYILWLLSPNDLGTSTIKDFHYNFVEQFGFEQLVNLKELLSDVKGMGYPTYENQLVQNDIPLLKEKYLYAISHNQEIEITENDFLDLKRNNTISTDQAPVTSEIYSELYYGDAIEGYEEFLVISPIVSSYNAGATIGRFSKEFKKDLRNQLNNEIYEQYNEYSKENDTEIIHINEMPKYARNLNLISLSSTKFKELNLDMPSTTVLLDDLYVGSTYNKLYLFSKNLKSRVVFITDTMLNYVLCSNLYKFLREVSLGTTKFIQPINDKGIEMFNYCPRIRYKNVILKPATWKLSKDMFLKCIQENWINKFHEIQQFYAIPNDVTMAFGDNRLIIDLSNKNHISIIKKEINKQGRVCLLESFIQYSYNDRIIEIVTPIYRKDKTNEQIINIPQNIYGHPQLKRDWLSVHLFIEESYQNEFIIQYLLPFVSNLLADNQLENFFFIKYKDNKHFIKLRLLNKSRDLSLLYRKFLEHKQIWLKESELSHYAIVDYQPEIHRYGGIQSIETIEDYFMYDSWLAINIINQAFTYPKEFIVAITISFLLNELKISQKEIDEMRYNNVENLYRNKDIRKYKNDLVKLTNPKDNYHYLSEKIPSLHHILYCHYHELEKLKITLNQALSTPRTYIIGSLIHMRCNRIFGVNRDKEKFVLSIFNEIEKTKKYWCGETING is encoded by the coding sequence ATGAAAAGTATTTTTAAAACATCGAGATATTTTATTATGAGAGCTCCTTTATTACCAGTATCTGTTTACTTTAAACATTTAAAAGTTGAAGATATAGATTACAAATTTTTCTTCGATAATCCAATAATTGAAGAAGCTATTATGACTACGACATACCATTTATATCAAAGTTTAACTCAAATTTCATTTGAAAGTGAATCTAAGAAAGCTCGTAATGCTAAAGAGAGTTTCTTAAAATATCTTATTAGAATGAGTACAAGAGGAACACCCTACGGATTGTTAAGTGGGATTTCATTAGGTCAATTTGGAGACTTAACTGATATACAAATATCCAATTACATTAGTAACTATACTAAAAGAGTTAAAATAGATGGTTCGTGGTTAAGTAAATTAATTAGGTTTTTTGAAAGTAATTATGATTATTATAAAGATAGCTTTGTTATTTGGAATGATAGAGATTATATATCTAATGATCGTATTTACTTAGATAATCAAACATGTTTACTACAAGAAAATAGTAATGATACCGTTTCTATAAAATATAACGATATACTTAGATTTATTAAAGAAAATATGTATATGGATTTAACATTTAAAGACATATTAGAGTTAATTTCAGAAAAGTTTTTAATTAACGATGATTCAATAATAAAATCATTTTTACAGAAATTATTAGATAAAGAAATTATTTTCACTAGTTTAAGAACTGCATTAAAGAAAGAAAATCCGTTAGAGTTTATATTAAATTTTTATGGACATGTTAATCATCGTATACTTAAATCACTTCAATTAATCAATAATGATATAAAAACTTACCAAAATATGAAAATTGGAGAAGGTAAGGAAACTTTTTTGAGAATTAGACAATTAATGCGTGAATTGTTTGAAGCTAAAGAATATCTCCAAATTGATACTTGTGTAGGTACTAAAAATAACTTTTTAAGTAATGGTCTATCTAAAACAATTAGTGAAGCTGCTTATATACTATGGTTACTTTCCCCAAATGATTTAGGAACAAGTACTATCAAAGATTTTCATTACAATTTTGTGGAACAATTTGGGTTCGAACAGCTTGTGAATTTAAAAGAATTGCTTTCAGATGTTAAAGGAATGGGTTACCCCACTTATGAAAATCAATTAGTACAAAATGATATCCCATTATTAAAAGAAAAGTATCTCTACGCGATTTCTCACAATCAAGAGATAGAAATTACTGAAAATGACTTTCTAGATTTAAAAAGAAATAATACTATTTCTACAGACCAAGCCCCTGTAACTTCAGAAATTTATAGTGAGCTTTACTATGGAGATGCTATTGAAGGATATGAGGAATTTTTAGTTATTAGTCCAATCGTATCTTCTTATAATGCTGGTGCAACAATAGGGAGATTTTCAAAAGAGTTTAAGAAAGATTTACGTAATCAATTAAATAATGAAATATATGAACAATACAATGAGTATAGTAAAGAGAATGATACAGAGATTATCCATATTAATGAAATGCCAAAATATGCTAGAAATTTAAATCTTATTAGTTTAAGTTCTACAAAGTTTAAAGAGCTAAATCTTGATATGCCTTCTACTACAGTTCTTTTGGATGATTTATATGTAGGCAGCACTTATAATAAATTATATTTATTTTCTAAAAATTTAAAATCTAGAGTCGTATTTATAACGGATACTATGTTGAATTATGTTTTATGCTCAAACTTATATAAGTTTCTAAGAGAGGTTTCGTTAGGTACAACGAAATTTATTCAGCCAATTAACGATAAGGGTATTGAGATGTTTAATTACTGTCCAAGAATTAGATATAAAAATGTGATTTTGAAGCCAGCCACTTGGAAGTTAAGTAAAGATATGTTTTTAAAATGTATACAAGAAAATTGGATAAATAAGTTTCATGAGATTCAGCAATTTTATGCTATTCCCAATGATGTAACTATGGCTTTTGGTGATAATAGATTAATAATTGATTTATCTAATAAGAATCATATTTCAATAATAAAAAAAGAAATCAACAAACAAGGGCGAGTATGTCTTTTAGAGAGTTTCATACAATACTCTTATAATGATCGAATTATAGAAATTGTTACTCCAATATACAGAAAAGACAAAACAAATGAACAGATAATAAATATACCCCAAAATATATATGGCCATCCGCAATTAAAAAGAGATTGGCTGTCCGTTCATCTTTTTATTGAAGAAAGTTATCAGAATGAGTTTATTATTCAATATTTATTACCATTTGTAAGTAATCTTTTAGCAGATAATCAACTAGAAAATTTCTTTTTTATTAAATATAAAGATAATAAACATTTTATTAAACTCCGTTTATTAAATAAATCTAGAGATTTGTCTCTTTTATATAGAAAATTCTTAGAACATAAACAAATTTGGCTGAAAGAGTCAGAATTATCTCATTACGCTATCGTAGATTATCAACCAGAAATACATAGGTATGGAGGTATTCAATCAATAGAAACCATTGAAGATTATTTCATGTACGATAGTTGGTTAGCGATTAATATAATTAACCAAGCATTTACTTATCCTAAAGAGTTTATAGTCGCAATAACCATTAGCTTCTTGTTAAATGAATTGAAAATAAGCCAAAAAGAAATTGATGAAATGAGATATAACAATGTCGAAAACTTATACCGCAATAAGGATATAAGAAAATATAAAAATGACTTAGTAAAACTTACAAATCCAAAAGATAATTATCATTATTTGTCTGAAAAGATACCAAGTCTACATCATATTTTATACTGTCATTACCATGAGTTAGAGAAATTAAAAATTACTTTAAATCAAGCTTTATCCACTCCTAGAACCTATATAATTGGGAGTTTAATTCATATGAGATGTAACAGAATTTTTGGTGTGAATCGTGACAAAGAAAAATTTGTACTTTCTATTTTTAATGAAATAGAAAAAACGAAAAAATATTGGTGTGGTGAGACGATAAATGGATGA
- a CDS encoding 1,4-dihydroxy-2-naphthoate polyprenyltransferase → MSDKYQQYSTVKKYWQLMRPHTLTAAVVPVLVGTAAAKIYLLGSEDHLKFSLFLAMLLACLLIQAATNMFNEYYDFKKGLDDHTSVGIGGAIVRNGMSSKHVMNIAIAFYIIAALLGIFLAVQSSLWIIPVGIVCMAIGYLYTGGPIPISWTPFGELFSGLFMGMIIILLSFFIQTGNIQGYIVWLSIPIVITIGLINMANNIRDRVKDKASGRKTLPILLGKKASVIFMATMYIIAYLIVIFTAFFKSGGSLFYLLVLLSFPMPIKAVRRFNKNDTPETMMPAMAATGKTNTFFGLLYALGIYISALLGAI, encoded by the coding sequence ATGTCAGACAAATATCAACAATATTCAACCGTAAAAAAGTACTGGCAATTGATGAGACCTCATACCTTAACTGCAGCAGTTGTACCTGTATTAGTTGGTACAGCTGCAGCCAAAATTTACCTACTAGGTAGTGAAGACCATTTAAAATTCAGTTTATTCTTAGCTATGTTACTTGCATGTCTATTAATACAAGCTGCAACTAACATGTTTAATGAATATTATGATTTTAAAAAAGGGCTTGATGACCATACTTCCGTAGGTATTGGTGGCGCAATTGTACGTAATGGTATGAGCTCCAAACATGTAATGAACATCGCAATTGCTTTTTACATTATCGCAGCACTTTTAGGTATCTTCTTAGCTGTACAAAGTTCACTCTGGATTATTCCAGTTGGTATCGTGTGTATGGCAATTGGTTATTTATATACAGGTGGACCTATACCTATTTCTTGGACACCTTTTGGCGAACTATTCTCAGGATTATTTATGGGTATGATAATCATTTTACTTTCTTTTTTCATACAAACAGGAAATATACAAGGATATATTGTTTGGTTAAGTATCCCTATTGTTATCACAATCGGATTAATTAATATGGCTAACAATATCCGAGATCGAGTTAAAGATAAAGCAAGCGGTAGAAAAACTTTACCTATTCTGTTAGGTAAAAAGGCGTCAGTTATTTTTATGGCTACGATGTATATCATTGCGTATCTTATCGTTATTTTTACAGCTTTCTTTAAATCTGGTGGTTCACTTTTCTACTTACTCGTGTTGTTATCATTCCCAATGCCAATTAAAGCAGTAAGACGTTTTAATAAAAACGATACACCTGAGACAATGATGCCTGCAATGGCAGCAACAGGTAAAACAAATACTTTCTTTGGCTTATTATATGCATTAGGTATCTATATCAGCGCACTTTTAGGTGCAATATAG
- a CDS encoding TM2 domain-containing protein — protein MKVNKAIYIIVALFLGGLGIHKFYADQVGQGILHLVFFWTSIPSVVAIIVIFTKKADEYGYITFDKKA, from the coding sequence ATGAAAGTTAACAAAGCAATTTATATTATCGTTGCATTGTTTTTAGGAGGACTAGGTATACATAAATTTTACGCCGATCAAGTAGGTCAAGGCATCTTGCACCTAGTATTCTTCTGGACAAGTATACCAAGTGTTGTTGCAATTATCGTTATATTTACTAAAAAGGCAGATGAATATGGATATATTACTTTCGATAAGAAAGCATAG
- a CDS encoding tyrosine-type recombinase/integrase, translated as MTLSELKSLIKHVKNKPYLSYLYIYILIITGSRFKPVQRLRYDHLDFENSRIYLDDRKNIYSARFVKVRKEDLDYIQSIIDLHDKNQNGYIFHNKINFINYSTVNKVVSDFCLNNGLQKYTLKSLRHTHCSYLLAKGVSIQYISKRLGHADIHTTLKIYSHIIKEFESEEDKEVVNHLNEIFL; from the coding sequence ATGACTTTAAGTGAGTTAAAATCATTAATCAAACATGTAAAAAATAAGCCATATTTATCTTATCTGTATATCTATATCTTAATCATTACTGGTTCAAGATTTAAACCTGTTCAAAGGTTAAGATATGACCATTTAGACTTTGAGAATTCTCGTATCTATTTAGACGATCGAAAGAATATATATTCTGCAAGATTTGTTAAAGTACGAAAAGAAGACTTAGATTATATTCAATCTATAATAGATTTACATGATAAAAATCAAAATGGTTACATCTTTCATAATAAAATAAACTTTATTAACTACAGTACTGTAAATAAAGTTGTTAGTGATTTTTGTTTAAATAATGGATTACAAAAATATACTTTGAAATCTTTAAGACACACACATTGTAGTTACCTACTAGCTAAAGGTGTTTCAATACAATATATTTCAAAAAGATTAGGTCATGCTGATATACATACGACACTTAAAATTTATTCACATATAATTAAAGAATTTGAGAGCGAAGAAGACAAAGAAGTAGTTAACCACTTAAATGAAATTTTCTTGTGA